The following are encoded in a window of Kitasatospora sp. NBC_01250 genomic DNA:
- a CDS encoding WhiB family transcriptional regulator, which produces MADFSRLPGPNADLWDWQLSAACRGVDSSLFFHPEGERGAARSSREQSAKEVCMRCPVRTECAAHALAVREPYGVWGGLTEDEREELQGRARNRLVEVPMAAPQ; this is translated from the coding sequence ATGGCCGATTTCTCCCGACTCCCCGGTCCGAACGCGGATCTGTGGGACTGGCAGCTCTCCGCCGCCTGCCGCGGCGTGGACAGTTCGCTCTTCTTCCACCCCGAGGGCGAACGCGGAGCGGCGCGCAGTTCGCGCGAGCAGAGCGCCAAGGAGGTCTGCATGCGCTGCCCCGTCCGGACCGAGTGCGCGGCACACGCGCTGGCCGTCCGGGAGCCTTACGGCGTCTGGGGCGGCCTGACCGAGGACGAACGCGAGGAACTCCAGGGACGCGCGCGCAACCGGCTGGTCGAGGTGCCCATGGCCGCCCCCCAGTAA
- a CDS encoding LysR substrate-binding domain-containing protein, protein MIEARHLRVLRAVARTGSFSAASRELGCTQPAVSQQMKALEKAVGLPLVARSGRGVRLSEAGEVLLKHAAGILAGLSAAEQEVAAIAGLRAGRVRLVSFPTASSTLVPPAVARLRDAHPGVRVSLVEAEPPESLAMLRGGECEIALAFRYPDQAAGPLGAEPAAGAPGAPSHSTSRADRAAAVLAAAETAAAGDWSDLVARPLLADPLVGLLPVDHRLAGRGAEHPVELAELAGEQWIAGCPQCRGHLVELCAGAGFAPRIDFATDDYPAVVGLVAAGLGVAVLPSLALAAVRHDAVAAVPVHAAFGGPAVREVVALTLPDLAEVPAVALMLDRLAMVAAGR, encoded by the coding sequence ATGATCGAGGCTCGTCATCTCCGTGTCCTGCGCGCGGTCGCCCGCACCGGCTCCTTCTCCGCCGCGTCGCGCGAGCTGGGGTGCACCCAGCCGGCGGTCAGCCAGCAGATGAAGGCGCTGGAGAAGGCGGTCGGGCTGCCACTGGTGGCCCGGTCCGGGCGCGGGGTGCGGCTGAGCGAGGCCGGCGAGGTGCTGCTCAAGCACGCCGCGGGGATCCTGGCCGGGCTGTCCGCCGCCGAGCAGGAGGTGGCCGCCATCGCCGGCCTGCGGGCCGGTCGGGTGCGGCTGGTCTCGTTCCCGACGGCGAGTTCCACCCTGGTGCCGCCCGCCGTCGCCCGACTGCGCGACGCCCATCCGGGGGTGCGCGTGTCGCTGGTGGAGGCCGAGCCGCCGGAGTCGCTGGCGATGCTGCGCGGCGGCGAGTGCGAGATCGCGCTGGCCTTCCGCTACCCGGACCAGGCCGCGGGCCCGCTGGGGGCGGAGCCGGCCGCCGGGGCACCCGGCGCCCCCTCGCACAGCACCTCCCGGGCCGACCGGGCCGCCGCGGTGCTGGCGGCGGCCGAGACGGCCGCCGCGGGGGACTGGTCCGACCTGGTGGCCCGCCCGCTGCTGGCGGATCCGCTGGTCGGCCTGCTGCCGGTGGACCACCGGCTGGCCGGTCGCGGTGCGGAGCACCCCGTCGAGCTGGCCGAGCTGGCCGGGGAGCAGTGGATCGCGGGCTGCCCGCAGTGCCGCGGGCATCTGGTGGAGCTCTGCGCGGGGGCCGGCTTCGCGCCCCGGATCGACTTCGCGACCGACGACTACCCGGCGGTGGTGGGCCTGGTGGCCGCGGGGCTGGGGGTCGCGGTGCTGCCGAGCCTGGCGCTGGCGGCGGTGCGGCACGACGCGGTGGCCGCGGTCCCGGTGCACGCGGCCTTCGGCGGGCCCGCGGTGCGCGAGGTGGTGGCGCTCACCCTGCCCGACCTGGCCGAGGTGCCGGCCGTCGCGCTCATGCTCGACCGGCTCGCCATGGTGGCGGCCGGTCGCTGA
- the groL gene encoding chaperonin GroEL (60 kDa chaperone family; promotes refolding of misfolded polypeptides especially under stressful conditions; forms two stacked rings of heptamers to form a barrel-shaped 14mer; ends can be capped by GroES; misfolded proteins enter the barrel where they are refolded when GroES binds) → MAKILQFDEDARRSLERGVNKLADTVKVTIGPKGRNVVIDKKFGAPTITNDGVTIAREVELDDPYENLGAQLVKEVATKTNDVAGDGTTTATVLAQALVNEGLRNVAAGAGPAALKKGIDKAVAAVTEHLLSVAREIEGKDDIAAVASLSAQDPQVGELIAEAIDKVGKDGVITVEESNTFGVELDFTEGMQFDKGYLSPYFVTDQERQEAVLEDPYILINQGKISSIQELLPLLEKILQGGASKPLLIIAEDVDGEALSTLVVNKIRGTFNAVAVKAPGFGDRRKAILGDLATLTGATVIAEEVGLKLDQAGLEVLGSARRVTITKDETTVVDGAGDSEAVAGRVAQIKAEIAGTDSDWDREKLQERLAKLAGGVCVIKVGAATEVELKERKHRLEDAISATRAAVEEGIVAGGGTSLVHAQKVLDGGLGLSGDEATGVAVVRKALAEPLRWIAQNAGLEGYVITSKVAELDGNQGFNAATGEYGDLVKAGVIDPVKVTRSALENAASIASLLLTTETLVVEKPAEEEAGAGHSHGGHGHSH, encoded by the coding sequence ATGGCGAAGATCCTGCAGTTCGACGAGGACGCCCGCCGCTCGCTCGAGCGCGGTGTGAACAAGCTGGCCGACACCGTCAAGGTGACCATCGGCCCCAAGGGTCGCAACGTCGTCATCGACAAGAAGTTCGGCGCCCCGACCATCACCAACGACGGTGTCACCATCGCCCGTGAGGTCGAGCTCGACGACCCGTACGAGAACCTTGGCGCGCAGCTCGTCAAGGAGGTCGCCACCAAGACCAACGACGTCGCGGGCGACGGCACCACCACCGCCACCGTGCTGGCCCAGGCCCTGGTCAACGAGGGTCTGCGCAACGTCGCCGCCGGTGCCGGCCCGGCCGCCCTGAAGAAGGGCATCGACAAGGCCGTCGCCGCCGTCACCGAGCACCTGCTCTCGGTCGCCCGCGAGATCGAGGGCAAGGACGACATCGCCGCCGTCGCGTCCCTCTCCGCGCAGGACCCGCAGGTCGGCGAGCTGATCGCCGAGGCGATCGACAAGGTCGGCAAGGACGGCGTGATCACCGTCGAGGAGTCGAACACCTTCGGCGTGGAGCTCGACTTCACCGAGGGCATGCAGTTCGACAAGGGCTACCTGTCGCCCTACTTCGTCACCGACCAGGAGCGCCAGGAGGCGGTCCTGGAGGACCCGTACATCCTGATCAACCAGGGCAAGATCTCCTCCATCCAGGAGCTGCTCCCGCTGCTGGAGAAGATCCTGCAGGGCGGTGCCTCCAAGCCGCTGCTGATCATCGCCGAGGACGTGGACGGCGAGGCGCTCTCCACCCTCGTGGTGAACAAGATCCGTGGCACCTTCAACGCGGTGGCCGTCAAGGCCCCGGGCTTCGGTGACCGCCGCAAGGCCATCCTGGGCGACCTGGCCACCCTGACCGGTGCCACCGTCATCGCCGAGGAGGTCGGCCTCAAGCTCGACCAGGCCGGCCTGGAGGTGCTGGGCTCCGCCCGCCGCGTGACCATCACCAAGGACGAGACCACGGTCGTCGACGGTGCCGGTGACAGCGAGGCCGTGGCCGGCCGCGTCGCCCAGATCAAGGCCGAGATCGCGGGCACCGACTCGGACTGGGACCGCGAGAAGCTGCAGGAGCGCCTGGCCAAGCTGGCCGGCGGCGTCTGCGTGATCAAGGTCGGCGCCGCCACCGAGGTGGAGCTCAAGGAGCGCAAGCACCGCCTGGAGGACGCCATCTCGGCGACCCGCGCCGCGGTCGAGGAGGGCATCGTCGCCGGCGGTGGCACCTCCCTGGTGCACGCGCAGAAGGTGCTGGACGGCGGCCTGGGCCTGTCGGGCGACGAGGCCACCGGTGTCGCCGTGGTCCGCAAGGCGCTCGCCGAGCCGCTGCGCTGGATCGCCCAGAACGCCGGCCTGGAGGGCTACGTCATCACCTCCAAGGTCGCCGAGCTGGACGGCAACCAGGGCTTCAACGCCGCCACCGGCGAGTACGGCGACCTGGTGAAGGCCGGCGTCATCGACCCGGTCAAGGTCACCCGCTCCGCCCTGGAGAACGCCGCCTCGATCGCCTCGCTGCTGCTCACCACCGAGACCCTCGTGGTGGAGAAGCCGGCCGAGGAGGAGGCCGGCGCCGGTCACTCGCACGGTGGCCACGGCCACTCGCACTGA
- the groES gene encoding co-chaperone GroES, whose translation MTTASSKVAIKPLEDRIVVQPLDAETTTASGLVIPDTAKEKPQEGVVLAVGPGRFEDGQRLPLDVAVGDVVLYSKYGGTEVKYKGEEYLVLSARDVLAIVEK comes from the coding sequence GTGACCACCGCCAGCAGCAAGGTTGCCATCAAGCCGCTTGAGGACCGCATCGTGGTCCAGCCGCTCGACGCCGAGACCACCACGGCCTCCGGCCTGGTTATCCCGGACACCGCCAAGGAGAAGCCCCAGGAGGGCGTCGTCCTGGCCGTCGGCCCGGGCCGCTTCGAGGATGGCCAGCGCCTGCCGCTCGACGTCGCCGTCGGCGACGTCGTCCTGTACTCGAAGTACGGCGGCACCGAGGTGAAGTACAAGGGCGAGGAGTACCTCGTCCTCTCGGCTCGCGACGTCCTCGCCATCGTCGAGAAGTAA
- a CDS encoding class I SAM-dependent methyltransferase — METESFEQLLTEQGQRLLDDLQEYAPEQELALATRLRREHPAELVSAALGQARLRQRAGAKFGADARRMYFTPNGVEQSTRRTVADWRARRFAALGVRRLADLCGGIGGDAIALARAGISVLAVDRDPLTCAVAAANAAALGLAELIEVRCADVTEVSVDGFDAVFTDPARRTAKGRVFDPAAYSPPLSWAIEAGRRTPFGALKVAPGIPHDAVPEDAEAEWVSDHGEVKEAVLWFGTGPAADAPHRATLLPGGDSLTGGRLPDPPAGPVRRYLYEPDGAVIRAHLVAEVAGHLGATLIDPMIAYLTSDRLLATPYAHAYEITDVLPFNVKKLKALLRQRAVGTVVIKKRGIGLTPEELRRQLKPEGPNAATVFLTRIADAPAMLVAQPTAQPAGGAM, encoded by the coding sequence GTGGAGACCGAGAGCTTTGAGCAGTTGCTGACCGAGCAGGGGCAGCGACTGCTGGACGACCTGCAGGAGTACGCCCCCGAGCAGGAGCTGGCGCTGGCCACCAGGCTGCGGCGGGAGCACCCGGCGGAGCTGGTCTCGGCGGCCCTGGGGCAGGCACGGTTGCGTCAGCGGGCCGGGGCCAAGTTCGGCGCCGACGCGCGGCGGATGTACTTCACTCCCAACGGGGTCGAGCAGTCCACCCGCCGCACCGTCGCCGACTGGCGGGCCCGGCGCTTCGCCGCGCTCGGGGTGCGCCGGCTGGCCGACCTGTGCGGCGGCATCGGCGGCGACGCGATCGCACTCGCCCGGGCCGGGATCAGCGTCCTCGCCGTCGACCGGGACCCGCTGACCTGCGCGGTGGCCGCCGCCAACGCCGCCGCGCTCGGCCTCGCCGAGCTGATCGAGGTGCGCTGCGCGGACGTCACCGAGGTGTCGGTGGACGGCTTCGACGCCGTCTTCACCGACCCCGCCCGGCGCACCGCCAAGGGCCGCGTCTTCGACCCCGCCGCGTACTCGCCGCCGCTCTCCTGGGCGATCGAGGCCGGTCGCCGCACCCCGTTCGGAGCGCTCAAGGTGGCCCCGGGGATCCCGCACGACGCCGTCCCCGAGGACGCCGAGGCGGAGTGGGTCTCCGACCACGGCGAGGTCAAGGAGGCGGTGCTCTGGTTCGGCACCGGGCCCGCGGCCGACGCCCCGCACCGCGCCACCCTGCTGCCGGGCGGGGACAGCCTCACCGGCGGCCGGCTGCCCGATCCGCCGGCCGGACCGGTGCGCCGCTACCTCTACGAGCCGGACGGCGCGGTGATCCGCGCCCACCTGGTCGCCGAGGTCGCCGGCCACCTGGGCGCCACCCTGATCGACCCGATGATCGCGTACCTGACCTCGGACCGGCTGCTGGCCACGCCCTACGCCCACGCCTACGAGATCACCGACGTGCTCCCGTTCAACGTCAAGAAGCTCAAGGCGCTGTTGCGGCAGCGGGCGGTGGGCACCGTGGTGATCAAGAAGCGCGGCATCGGGCTGACCCCGGAGGAGCTGCGCCGCCAGCTCAAGCCCGAGGGGCCGAACGCGGCCACCGTCTTCCTGACCCGGATCGCCGACGCCCCGGCGATGCTCGTGGCGCAGCCGACGGCTCAGCCGGCCGGCGGGGCGATGTAG
- a CDS encoding polysaccharide deacetylase family protein, translated as MNWDHRSRLTAVTAGALALVAAVTVSGCGSSGGGGGTADAKGTAAPQGAAPAAGSPAPPPAASAPAASPSTAAPAGQVPAAAWAKWNVPPLPAAPPPPADKPVKLTKTGQVPVISNITTTDKVVFVTLDDGAEKDPKFIEMMNDLKVPITMFLMNDTIKDDYGYFKPLQAAGNSIQNHTLHHPQMSTKSAAEQKSEVCGDQQVLTQQYGTAPILFRPPYGDGAHTPTLNTAVQQCGPRAIVLWRETMQIHDMQYQTADKKLKPGDIILAHFRGPTDLKGETMTQMFGELLSRIQEQGFTVARLDDYIAPPAG; from the coding sequence GTGAACTGGGACCACAGGAGCCGGCTGACGGCGGTCACGGCGGGTGCGCTCGCCCTGGTCGCGGCCGTCACGGTCAGCGGCTGCGGCAGCAGCGGCGGCGGCGGTGGCACCGCGGACGCCAAGGGCACCGCCGCCCCGCAGGGCGCCGCACCGGCGGCCGGCTCACCGGCTCCGCCGCCGGCCGCTTCCGCCCCGGCCGCCTCGCCGAGCACCGCGGCCCCGGCCGGCCAGGTGCCGGCGGCAGCCTGGGCCAAGTGGAACGTCCCGCCGCTGCCCGCCGCCCCGCCGCCGCCCGCGGACAAGCCGGTCAAGCTGACGAAGACCGGCCAGGTCCCGGTGATCAGCAACATCACCACCACCGACAAGGTGGTCTTCGTGACCCTCGACGACGGCGCGGAGAAGGACCCCAAGTTCATCGAGATGATGAACGACCTGAAGGTCCCGATCACCATGTTCCTGATGAACGACACGATCAAGGACGACTACGGCTACTTCAAGCCGCTGCAGGCGGCCGGCAACTCGATCCAGAACCACACGCTGCACCACCCGCAGATGAGCACCAAGTCGGCCGCCGAGCAGAAGAGCGAGGTCTGCGGCGACCAGCAGGTGCTGACCCAGCAGTACGGCACCGCCCCGATCCTGTTCCGCCCGCCCTACGGCGACGGCGCGCACACGCCGACCCTGAACACCGCCGTCCAGCAGTGCGGGCCGCGCGCGATCGTGCTGTGGCGCGAGACGATGCAGATCCACGACATGCAGTACCAGACCGCCGACAAGAAGCTGAAGCCCGGCGACATCATCCTGGCCCACTTCCGCGGTCCGACGGACCTCAAGGGCGAGACGATGACCCAGATGTTCGGCGAACTGCTCAGCCGGATCCAGGAGCAGGGCTTCACGGTGGCCCGGCTGGACGACTACATCGCCCCGCCGGCCGGCTGA
- the tsaD gene encoding tRNA (adenosine(37)-N6)-threonylcarbamoyltransferase complex transferase subunit TsaD, whose translation MADEPLVLGIETSCDETGVGIVRGTTLLADAVASSVNDHARFGGVVPEIASRAHLEAMVPTIQRALDTAGIKASDLDGIAVTAGPGLAGALLVGVSAAKAYAWALDKPLYGVNHLASHICVDQLEHGRLPEPTMALLVSGGHSSLLLTGDITSDVRPLGATIDDAAGEAFDKVARVLGLGFPGGPVVDRMARSGDRKAIHFPRGLSGPKDPAFDFSFSGLKTSVARWVEAKRRAGEEVPVADVAASFQEAVTDVLTRKAVKACQEHGVDHLMIGGGVAANSRLRAMAEQRCERAGIRLRVPRPGLCTDNGAMVAALGAEMVWRNRAPSSLDLSADSSLPVTEVSVPAAEAHGDLHGQAYRALDGQA comes from the coding sequence ATGGCTGACGAACCGCTCGTCCTGGGCATCGAGACCTCCTGCGACGAGACCGGCGTCGGCATCGTGCGCGGCACGACCCTGCTGGCCGACGCGGTGGCCTCCAGCGTCAACGACCACGCCCGGTTCGGCGGCGTGGTCCCGGAGATCGCCAGCCGGGCCCACCTGGAGGCGATGGTCCCCACCATCCAGCGCGCGCTGGACACCGCCGGGATCAAGGCGAGCGACCTGGACGGCATCGCCGTCACCGCCGGCCCCGGCCTGGCCGGCGCGCTGCTGGTGGGCGTCAGTGCCGCCAAGGCCTACGCCTGGGCGCTGGACAAGCCGCTCTACGGGGTCAACCACCTCGCCTCGCACATCTGCGTGGACCAGCTGGAGCACGGCCGGCTGCCCGAGCCGACGATGGCCCTGCTGGTCTCCGGCGGCCACTCCTCGCTGCTGCTGACCGGCGACATCACCTCCGACGTCCGGCCGCTGGGCGCCACCATCGACGACGCGGCCGGCGAGGCCTTCGACAAGGTGGCCCGGGTGCTCGGCCTCGGCTTCCCCGGCGGCCCGGTGGTGGACCGGATGGCCCGCAGCGGCGACCGCAAGGCGATCCACTTCCCGCGCGGCCTGAGCGGCCCCAAGGACCCCGCCTTCGACTTCTCCTTCTCCGGCCTGAAGACCTCGGTGGCCCGCTGGGTGGAGGCCAAGCGGCGGGCCGGCGAGGAGGTGCCGGTGGCGGACGTCGCGGCCTCCTTCCAGGAGGCGGTGACCGACGTGCTGACCCGCAAGGCGGTCAAGGCCTGCCAGGAGCACGGCGTCGACCACCTGATGATCGGCGGCGGCGTGGCGGCCAACTCACGGCTGCGCGCGATGGCCGAGCAGCGCTGCGAGCGGGCGGGCATCCGGCTGCGGGTGCCGCGTCCGGGCCTGTGCACGGACAACGGCGCGATGGTCGCGGCGCTCGGTGCCGAGATGGTCTGGCGCAACCGCGCCCCCTCGTCGCTGGACCTCTCCGCGGACTCCTCGCTGCCGGTCACCGAGGTGTCGGTGCCCGCGGCCGAGGCCCATGGCGACCTGCACGGCCAGGCCTACCGCGCGCTGGACGGCCAGGCGTGA
- the rimI gene encoding ribosomal protein S18-alanine N-acetyltransferase — translation MTAPVRTARITLRPMRWWDIAPVLELEPRLFPEDAWSAGMYWSELAEAHPDGNRHYTVATTEDGTIVGYAGLMAVGDEADVQTIGVDDRYQGRGLGSALLGDLIAEAARRCCTALLLEVRIDNFRAQRLYERFGFAPVGIRRGYYQPANVDALVMRLAPLTDNELTDHQPTENDTEDEDHG, via the coding sequence GTGACCGCACCCGTGCGGACCGCGCGCATCACGCTGCGGCCGATGCGCTGGTGGGACATCGCGCCGGTGCTGGAGCTGGAGCCGCGGCTCTTCCCGGAGGACGCCTGGTCGGCCGGGATGTACTGGTCGGAGCTGGCCGAGGCGCACCCGGACGGCAACCGCCACTACACGGTGGCCACCACCGAGGACGGCACCATCGTCGGCTACGCGGGCCTGATGGCGGTCGGCGACGAGGCGGACGTGCAGACCATCGGCGTGGACGACCGCTACCAGGGCCGGGGTCTGGGGTCCGCGCTGCTCGGCGACCTGATCGCCGAGGCGGCCCGGCGCTGCTGCACCGCGCTGCTGCTCGAGGTGCGGATCGACAACTTCCGCGCCCAGCGCCTCTACGAGCGCTTCGGCTTCGCGCCGGTCGGCATCCGGCGCGGCTACTACCAGCCGGCCAACGTCGACGCGCTGGTGATGCGCCTGGCCCCGCTGACCGACAACGAGCTGACCGATCACCAGCCGACCGAGAACGACACCGAGGATGAAGACCATGGCTGA